One Endozoicomonas gorgoniicola DNA window includes the following coding sequences:
- the astD gene encoding succinylglutamate-semialdehyde dehydrogenase produces the protein MTDYINGQWQKGAGSEFQSTNPSTNEIVWSGCNSSEPQIDQAVHAARIAGSGWMMTPLEQRIAIVRAFGKRLEEHAETIAETIARETGKPLWEARTEAAAMKGKIEISIKAYNERTGITENSLAGAKTFIRHKPHGVVAVFGPYNFPGHLPNGHIVPALLAGNTVVFKPSELTPAIGELVVKLWEQAGLPKGVINLIQGERETGVYLANHPNLDGLFFTGSSRTGKLIHQQFGGHPAKILALEMGGNNPLIVCEVADMVAAVHDTIHSAFITTGQRCTCARRLFVPAGEWGDEFIQKLTRTTASLKAGDWNSDPQPFMGAVISEATAEAIVQAQQHLESLGGKVLLESRKLQPGTGLISPGIIDVTTVPALPDEEYFGPLLQVIRYQYLKDAIKKANNTQYGLSAGLFSDRREDYELFFNHIRAGIVNWNRPITGAAGTAPFGGVGDSGNHRPSAYFAADYCAYPVASVEADALIMPEKLAPGLTLE, from the coding sequence ATGACTGATTATATTAATGGTCAATGGCAAAAAGGGGCCGGTTCAGAATTTCAATCCACCAACCCGTCCACCAATGAGATCGTATGGAGTGGCTGCAACAGCAGTGAACCGCAGATTGATCAGGCAGTTCATGCTGCTCGAATTGCCGGTTCTGGCTGGATGATGACACCTCTGGAGCAGCGTATTGCAATCGTTCGTGCTTTTGGTAAACGTCTGGAAGAGCATGCAGAAACCATTGCAGAAACCATCGCCCGTGAAACCGGTAAACCTCTGTGGGAAGCCCGCACTGAAGCCGCTGCCATGAAAGGCAAGATAGAAATTTCTATCAAGGCTTATAACGAACGAACCGGCATTACTGAAAACAGTCTGGCGGGAGCCAAAACATTTATCCGGCATAAACCTCATGGTGTTGTTGCTGTTTTCGGTCCCTATAACTTCCCCGGCCACCTGCCCAACGGACACATAGTACCTGCCCTGCTGGCGGGCAACACCGTTGTCTTCAAACCCAGTGAACTGACGCCCGCCATTGGAGAACTGGTCGTTAAATTATGGGAACAGGCAGGGCTGCCAAAAGGGGTGATTAACCTGATACAGGGGGAAAGGGAAACGGGTGTTTATCTTGCCAACCACCCAAATCTCGACGGGCTGTTTTTTACCGGCAGCTCCCGAACCGGCAAACTGATTCATCAGCAGTTTGGAGGCCACCCGGCAAAAATTCTGGCCCTGGAGATGGGTGGCAACAACCCGCTCATTGTCTGTGAAGTGGCTGATATGGTTGCCGCAGTACACGACACTATCCATTCTGCCTTTATCACCACCGGGCAGCGTTGTACCTGTGCAAGACGCCTGTTCGTCCCTGCCGGGGAGTGGGGAGATGAGTTTATACAAAAGCTGACCCGCACCACAGCCAGCCTTAAAGCGGGTGACTGGAACAGTGACCCACAGCCGTTTATGGGAGCCGTTATTTCCGAAGCCACGGCAGAAGCCATTGTTCAGGCTCAGCAACACCTTGAATCTCTGGGAGGAAAGGTACTGCTGGAATCCAGAAAGCTGCAACCCGGCACAGGCCTGATCAGCCCTGGCATTATCGATGTCACTACGGTTCCGGCATTACCTGATGAAGAATACTTTGGCCCGCTGTTGCAGGTTATTCGTTATCAGTACTTAAAGGATGCCATTAAAAAAGCCAATAACACCCAGTACGGTCTTTCTGCCGGCCTGTTCAGTGATCGCCGGGAAGACTATGAACTGTTTTTCAACCATATCCGGGCTGGCATTGTTAACTGGAACCGTCCGATTACCGGGGCAGCAGGTACTGCACCCTTTGGCGGTGTCGGTGATAGCGGCAACCATCGCCCCAGTGCTTACTTTGCGGCAGACTACTGCGCTTATCCGGTTGCCAGTGTTGAGGCCGACGCACTGATCATGCCTGAAAAGCTCGCCCCCGGTTTAACGCTGGAATAA
- a CDS encoding aspartate aminotransferase family protein, which produces MTEYSVNRATFDEVMVPNYAPQKVVPVRGKGSRIWDQEGREYIDFAGGIAVNALGHCHPKLVKVLKDQADKLWHLSNVYTNEPALALARALTEVCFAEKVFFCNSGTEANEAAFKLVRKYAYDHTGPEKHEIISFNNAFHGRSLFAITVGGQPKYCEGYAPVPEGVTHLPFNDVDALKAAVSDKTCAVVIEPIQGEGGVRPATPEFLQAARELCDQHNALLVFDEVQTGVGRTGEFYAYMGTDVVPDILTTAKALGGGFPVGAMLTTSKIANSFGFGTHGSTYGGNALACSVALAAITLINDDQLLANVSGKHQLFRRELESINDEFGIFTEIRGKGLLIGAELTPEWHGKSKAFLAAAAEEGLMLLVAGPNVLRLAPSLIIPDDDIRQGMDALRRAVAKTVQAT; this is translated from the coding sequence ATGACCGAGTATTCTGTCAACAGAGCAACTTTTGACGAAGTAATGGTGCCAAATTATGCACCTCAAAAAGTTGTTCCCGTCCGTGGCAAAGGATCGCGCATCTGGGATCAGGAAGGCAGAGAGTACATTGACTTTGCCGGCGGCATTGCCGTCAATGCGCTGGGACACTGCCACCCGAAACTGGTAAAGGTTCTGAAAGATCAGGCCGACAAACTCTGGCATCTCAGTAACGTTTACACCAATGAACCTGCACTCGCTCTGGCCAGGGCGCTTACCGAAGTCTGTTTTGCAGAAAAAGTATTCTTCTGCAATTCAGGTACCGAAGCCAATGAAGCTGCTTTCAAACTGGTACGAAAGTATGCTTACGACCACACAGGACCAGAAAAACACGAAATTATTTCCTTCAACAACGCTTTTCACGGCCGCAGCCTGTTTGCGATCACCGTCGGCGGGCAACCCAAATACTGTGAAGGCTATGCCCCGGTGCCGGAAGGAGTCACCCACCTGCCATTTAACGACGTTGACGCTTTAAAAGCGGCGGTTTCAGACAAAACCTGTGCTGTTGTTATTGAGCCCATTCAGGGTGAAGGTGGTGTCAGACCTGCCACACCAGAGTTCCTGCAAGCGGCCAGAGAACTCTGCGATCAGCACAATGCCCTGCTGGTGTTTGACGAAGTGCAGACCGGCGTAGGACGCACCGGTGAGTTTTATGCTTACATGGGTACGGATGTTGTGCCCGATATTCTAACGACCGCCAAAGCGCTCGGCGGTGGCTTCCCCGTTGGTGCCATGCTGACCACCAGCAAAATCGCCAACAGCTTTGGCTTCGGCACTCACGGCAGCACCTATGGTGGTAATGCTCTGGCCTGCTCAGTGGCTCTGGCAGCGATCACGCTGATTAATGATGACCAGTTACTGGCCAACGTATCCGGCAAGCATCAGCTGTTTCGTCGAGAGCTTGAAAGCATTAATGATGAGTTTGGTATATTTACTGAAATCCGGGGCAAAGGGCTGCTCATTGGTGCGGAACTGACACCTGAGTGGCACGGTAAAAGCAAGGCGTTTCTGGCTGCTGCTGCGGAAGAAGGGTTAATGCTGCTGGTCGCAGGTCCGAATGTTCTGCGTCTGGCACCATCACTCATTATTCCTGATGATGATATACGTCAGGGGATGGATGCCCTGAGAAGAGCCGTGGCGAAAACCGTACAGGCGACATGA
- a CDS encoding ISL3 family transposase has product MRDKQLYSQILGIESPWFVSEVELSLQDQQVRVFIEHNGKKACKCSVCDKPCSGYDHITQKWRHLDTCQFQTILVARVPRTQCPEHKVLAINVPWAESDSRYTALFEALVIDWLKEATTKAVARQMKLGWNAIDGIQQRAVKRGLARRDAKPPKRIAVDETSFQKHHEYVTVVTDHDQGVVIHVSDDRKSDSLNEYFDTLPYDHKEGIECVTMDMSKAYIKSVSENVPDADQKIAFDKFHVAQSLGKAVNKVRIEENKALVNQGVELLKGTRYDWLTNPENMSEEQWDNFEPLRNSTLKTARAWAIRQMAMSLWNYKSRAWAIKAWKRWLCWAQRCRLEPIKEVARTVKEHLWGIINAIVLEANNGRAEGVNSKIQSLKNRACGFRNRERYKTAIYFHLGGLDLYPTGVHR; this is encoded by the coding sequence ATGCGTGATAAGCAACTCTATTCTCAAATACTGGGTATTGAGTCTCCTTGGTTCGTTTCTGAAGTTGAATTGTCATTACAGGATCAACAGGTTCGGGTATTCATTGAACACAATGGTAAAAAGGCCTGCAAATGCAGTGTTTGCGATAAGCCCTGCTCTGGCTACGACCACATCACTCAGAAGTGGCGTCATCTGGATACCTGTCAGTTTCAGACTATTCTAGTTGCCAGGGTTCCACGGACCCAGTGCCCTGAGCATAAGGTGTTAGCCATCAATGTGCCCTGGGCTGAATCTGACTCTCGATATACAGCTCTGTTTGAAGCCCTTGTTATTGACTGGCTAAAGGAGGCAACTACGAAGGCAGTTGCACGACAAATGAAGCTTGGTTGGAATGCCATAGACGGTATTCAGCAGCGTGCAGTGAAGAGAGGACTGGCTCGTCGTGATGCTAAGCCACCAAAACGAATCGCTGTTGATGAAACCTCATTTCAAAAGCATCATGAATACGTCACAGTGGTCACTGACCACGACCAAGGCGTTGTTATTCACGTTTCTGATGACCGTAAAAGTGACAGTCTCAACGAGTACTTTGACACACTGCCCTATGACCATAAAGAGGGGATCGAATGCGTGACGATGGACATGTCCAAGGCTTACATCAAGTCAGTCAGTGAGAATGTTCCAGACGCAGATCAGAAGATTGCATTTGATAAGTTTCACGTTGCTCAGTCTCTGGGTAAAGCTGTCAACAAGGTTCGGATAGAAGAGAACAAAGCCCTTGTAAACCAAGGTGTAGAGCTGCTTAAGGGGACTCGCTACGACTGGCTGACTAACCCTGAAAACATGTCTGAAGAGCAGTGGGATAACTTCGAACCACTGAGAAACTCGACACTTAAAACAGCTCGCGCCTGGGCCATCCGGCAAATGGCAATGAGCTTATGGAATTACAAGTCCAGAGCTTGGGCAATCAAGGCCTGGAAGAGGTGGCTATGCTGGGCGCAGAGATGTCGGCTTGAGCCCATAAAAGAAGTTGCCAGAACGGTCAAAGAGCACTTGTGGGGTATCATCAACGCTATTGTCCTTGAGGCTAATAACGGTCGAGCAGAGGGAGTGAACAGCAAGATTCAGAGTTTGAAGAATCGGGCTTGTGGCTTTCGAAACCGTGAAAGATATAAGACAGCGATCTACTTTCATCTTGGAGGCTTGGACTTGTACCCCACTGGCGTACATCGTTGA
- a CDS encoding co-chaperone GroES: protein MKIRPLRDRVAVRREEEETTSAGGIVLPGSATEKPNQGVVVAVGNGTVLDNGEVRPLGVKIGDKVIFGKYAGSDTVKIDGEELIILSESEIYAVLED from the coding sequence ATGAAAATCCGTCCGTTGCGTGACCGCGTGGCCGTTCGTCGTGAAGAAGAAGAAACTACCTCTGCTGGCGGCATCGTTCTGCCAGGTTCTGCTACAGAGAAACCAAACCAGGGTGTTGTGGTAGCTGTAGGTAACGGAACTGTTCTGGACAACGGTGAAGTTCGTCCTCTGGGCGTGAAGATTGGCGACAAAGTGATCTTTGGCAAATACGCTGGTTCTGACACCGTTAAGATCGACGGCGAAGAACTGATCATTCTGTCCGAAAGCGAAATCTACGCTGTTCTGGAAGACTGA
- a CDS encoding DUF1338 domain-containing protein has translation MDNTIHTLLQAMWEDYLELAPDARSIHELFATINRSASNCSTSNSPTSNNGNVVNDHIALRTYNLPRVNLAVIARAFTDNGYVEGGEYEFPARKLFARHFQHPDPELPKVFISELLVEELSEQAQKHITSLVDQITPGATQSPLFCCSGRPWQLDTRTYDELLAESEYAAWVAAFGYRANHFTVSINHLSEPDNIVDLNNLLQKHGYILNDTGGLVKGSPDVLLEQSSTMAKKITVEFTDGRRDIPGCFYEFAKRYPTGDGTLYQGFVAASADKIFTSTHTRAE, from the coding sequence ATGGACAACACAATCCATACCCTGCTGCAGGCCATGTGGGAAGATTATCTTGAGCTGGCTCCAGATGCCCGGAGCATTCACGAACTGTTTGCAACCATTAACCGTTCAGCCAGCAACTGTTCAACCAGCAACAGTCCAACCAGCAACAACGGCAACGTTGTTAATGATCATATTGCGCTGCGAACCTATAACCTGCCCAGAGTCAACCTTGCCGTTATAGCCCGAGCTTTCACGGACAATGGTTATGTCGAGGGTGGGGAGTACGAATTTCCTGCCCGCAAACTGTTTGCCAGACACTTTCAGCACCCTGACCCTGAGCTGCCAAAAGTCTTTATCAGCGAGCTGCTGGTTGAAGAGCTGTCGGAACAGGCGCAAAAGCATATTACCTCACTGGTGGATCAGATCACGCCCGGGGCGACACAATCCCCCCTGTTCTGCTGCTCCGGACGCCCCTGGCAACTGGACACCCGGACCTACGACGAACTGCTGGCAGAAAGCGAATACGCCGCCTGGGTAGCTGCCTTTGGCTACCGTGCCAATCACTTCACGGTATCCATTAACCATCTGTCTGAGCCGGATAATATTGTTGACCTGAATAACCTGTTGCAGAAACACGGCTATATTCTTAACGACACAGGAGGGCTGGTGAAAGGCTCGCCGGATGTGTTGCTGGAACAGTCTTCTACCATGGCTAAGAAAATAACCGTTGAGTTCACGGATGGAAGGCGGGACATACCCGGTTGTTTCTATGAATTTGCCAAACGCTACCCAACCGGCGATGGCACCTTGTATCAGGGATTTGTAGCGGCTTCTGCCGATAAAATATTCACCAGTACCCATACCAGAGCCGAATAA
- a CDS encoding hydrolase, producing the protein MSGITDPFLPLLQQLDDCQNTMLQQTVSLAEINSGSLNVEGVNRVLSELQKMTLPLEAQQRVVSLNDFQSINIHGDAIRQPLGDALILSKRPEASLQIVLGGHMDTVFAEDHPFQTVKFIDDDHINGPGVTDLKGGLVVMIHALQLFEQSPWAEQVGWQIILNPDEEIGSPGSAPLFEEAAKTAHVGMLYEPSFPDGSLAGARKGSGNFTAVCYGKAAHAGREHHLGRNAVRALCDFVSAMDDLNDGRENVTFNPGFVHGGGPTNIVPDRCICRFNIRIEKPEDEQWCLHQLQMLVNQISGRDGITLELHGGFGRKPKVLSAANQKLFQLAKECGSALGIPIDVKATGGCCDGNNLASFGVPNIDTLGVQGGHIHSDKEFMKISSLVPRAKLSAALLMALAKNEAEGKGNEWLRQ; encoded by the coding sequence ATGTCAGGCATTACTGATCCTTTCCTGCCTCTGCTTCAGCAACTGGACGATTGTCAGAACACCATGCTTCAACAGACCGTTAGCCTTGCGGAAATCAACTCCGGAAGTCTCAATGTCGAGGGGGTAAACCGGGTTTTGTCTGAACTGCAAAAAATGACCCTGCCCCTGGAAGCGCAACAGCGGGTTGTCAGCCTTAACGATTTCCAGTCTATTAACATTCACGGGGACGCCATCCGTCAGCCATTAGGTGACGCGCTTATTCTTTCAAAGCGACCAGAGGCTTCTTTGCAGATTGTTCTGGGCGGACACATGGACACGGTGTTTGCTGAAGACCACCCGTTTCAGACGGTAAAATTCATTGATGATGACCATATCAACGGCCCCGGCGTCACGGACCTGAAAGGTGGTCTGGTCGTGATGATTCATGCCCTGCAACTGTTTGAGCAATCGCCCTGGGCTGAACAGGTCGGATGGCAGATCATTCTGAATCCCGATGAAGAAATTGGCTCCCCCGGTTCTGCACCCCTGTTTGAAGAAGCCGCAAAAACAGCTCATGTGGGAATGCTTTACGAACCCAGTTTTCCCGATGGTTCACTGGCAGGCGCCCGTAAAGGTAGTGGCAACTTCACGGCGGTCTGTTATGGCAAAGCCGCCCATGCCGGGCGTGAACATCACCTTGGCCGGAATGCGGTTCGGGCGCTCTGTGATTTCGTGTCGGCAATGGATGACCTCAATGATGGTCGTGAAAACGTCACGTTCAATCCCGGTTTCGTCCATGGGGGCGGACCAACTAATATAGTGCCTGACCGCTGTATCTGCCGGTTTAATATTCGCATTGAAAAACCTGAAGATGAGCAATGGTGCCTGCATCAGCTGCAAATGCTGGTTAATCAGATCAGTGGGCGTGATGGCATTACTCTGGAACTTCACGGTGGTTTTGGCCGTAAACCCAAAGTATTGTCTGCTGCCAACCAGAAACTGTTTCAGCTGGCTAAAGAGTGCGGCTCGGCTCTGGGCATACCCATTGATGTAAAAGCTACTGGCGGTTGCTGCGATGGCAATAATCTGGCTTCCTTTGGCGTACCAAATATTGATACCTTGGGAGTACAGGGCGGTCATATTCACAGTGATAAGGAATTTATGAAGATCAGCAGTCTGGTCCCCAGGGCCAAGCTCAGTGCCGCCCTGCTGATGGCACTGGCAAAAAATGAAGCGGAAGGCAAAGGCAACGAATGGCTGCGTCAGTGA
- the groL gene encoding chaperonin GroEL (60 kDa chaperone family; promotes refolding of misfolded polypeptides especially under stressful conditions; forms two stacked rings of heptamers to form a barrel-shaped 14mer; ends can be capped by GroES; misfolded proteins enter the barrel where they are refolded when GroES binds) has protein sequence MAAKQVKFGDEARKQMLEGVNVLADAVKATLGPKGRNVLLEKSFGAPTITKDGVSVAKEIELADKFQNMGAQLVKEVASQANDQAGDGTTTATVLAQSILNEGLKYVAAGMNPMDLKRGIDKAVIEVVAKLKGMATPCEDSKSIAQVGTISANSDELVGQIIAEAMEKVGKEGVITVEEGSGLENELDVVEGMQFDRGYLSPYFINNQESMTCELENPFILLVDKKISNIRDLLPVLENVAKAGKPLLLIAEDVEGEALATLVVNNMRGIVKVSAVKAPGFGDRRKAMLQDIATLTGATVISEEIGLSLEGATLEDLGSAKRIAITKEDTTVVDGAGNQADIVARVEQIRAEIENSSSDYDKEKLQERVAKLAGGVAVVKVGAATEVEMKEKKARVEDALHATRAAVEEGVVAGGGVALIRALSAIEVDAINAEQKAGVELVLRALEGPIRQIAANSGDEASVVVDKVRSGEGNFGYNAATGEYGDMIDMGILDPAKVTRSALQAAASVAGLMITTEAMVADEPKEEAPAMPDMGGMGGMGGMGGMM, from the coding sequence ATGGCAGCAAAACAGGTTAAGTTCGGCGACGAAGCTCGCAAGCAAATGCTGGAAGGCGTTAACGTTCTGGCTGACGCCGTAAAAGCGACTCTGGGGCCTAAGGGTCGTAACGTACTGCTGGAAAAATCCTTCGGTGCGCCAACCATCACTAAAGATGGTGTTTCCGTAGCCAAGGAAATTGAACTGGCTGACAAGTTCCAGAACATGGGGGCTCAACTGGTTAAGGAAGTCGCTTCCCAGGCCAACGATCAGGCGGGTGACGGTACTACGACTGCAACCGTACTGGCTCAGTCCATTCTGAACGAAGGTCTGAAATACGTTGCTGCCGGCATGAACCCAATGGATCTGAAGCGCGGCATCGACAAGGCTGTTATTGAAGTGGTTGCCAAGCTGAAAGGTATGGCGACGCCTTGTGAAGACAGCAAGTCTATCGCTCAGGTGGGTACGATCTCTGCCAACTCCGACGAACTGGTTGGTCAGATCATCGCTGAAGCCATGGAAAAAGTAGGCAAAGAAGGCGTTATTACCGTTGAAGAAGGTTCTGGTCTGGAAAACGAACTGGACGTTGTAGAAGGCATGCAGTTCGACCGTGGCTACCTGTCTCCTTACTTCATCAACAACCAGGAAAGCATGACCTGCGAACTGGAGAACCCGTTCATCCTGCTGGTTGACAAGAAGATCTCCAACATTCGCGACCTGCTGCCAGTACTGGAAAATGTTGCCAAAGCAGGCAAGCCTCTGCTGCTCATTGCTGAAGACGTTGAAGGCGAAGCGCTGGCGACTCTGGTTGTGAACAACATGCGCGGTATCGTTAAGGTATCTGCGGTTAAGGCTCCGGGTTTCGGCGACCGTCGTAAAGCCATGCTGCAGGATATCGCTACCCTGACTGGCGCGACTGTGATTTCTGAAGAAATCGGTCTGTCCCTGGAAGGCGCCACCCTGGAAGACCTGGGTTCTGCCAAGCGCATCGCCATCACTAAGGAAGACACCACCGTTGTTGACGGTGCTGGTAACCAGGCTGACATCGTTGCCCGTGTTGAGCAGATCCGTGCCGAGATCGAAAACTCTTCTTCCGACTACGACAAAGAAAAACTGCAGGAGCGCGTAGCCAAGCTGGCTGGCGGTGTTGCCGTTGTTAAGGTAGGCGCTGCTACCGAAGTCGAAATGAAAGAGAAGAAAGCCCGTGTAGAAGATGCTCTGCACGCTACCCGCGCTGCGGTTGAAGAAGGCGTTGTTGCTGGTGGTGGTGTAGCCCTGATCCGCGCTCTGTCTGCTATCGAAGTTGACGCTATCAACGCTGAGCAAAAAGCGGGTGTTGAACTGGTTCTGCGCGCTCTGGAAGGCCCAATCCGTCAGATCGCTGCTAACTCCGGTGATGAAGCTTCGGTTGTGGTTGACAAGGTGCGTTCCGGCGAAGGTAACTTCGGTTACAACGCTGCAACCGGCGAATACGGCGACATGATTGACATGGGTATTCTGGATCCGGCCAAAGTAACCCGTTCTGCCCTGCAGGCGGCTGCTTCCGTTGCTGGTCTGATGATCACTACCGAAGCCATGGTTGCTGACGAGCCAAAAGAAGAAGCACCTGCTATGCCTGATATGGGCGGTATGGGTGGCATGGGCGGCATGGGCGGCATGATGTAA
- the astA gene encoding arginine N-succinyltransferase: protein MMIFRPIESCDYDALWHLAKHTGVGFSSLQPKPDMVRRKIDWALRSFAASSALEESLYLFMLEDQKTGEIVGVSGIESAIGLSDPWYNFKINTQVHASRELNVYNRLTTMTLCSDHTGYSELCTLFLLPDYRHSNNGRLLSKARMMFMANHPFHFNENVIAEMRGCCDDNGESPFWEAIGRHFFNVDFVTADQQVAKGKTFIAELMPRHPIYTNMLPEDAQAVIGETHSDTQPARKLLESEGFHYTHYIDIFDAGPLLEARVKDIRTVRDSREYKVQVHESTTTDETEWLLANTDFNQFRCILGQVSFEGLEFVNITRDQADALQLDSNDTVRVVPLTGRRP from the coding sequence ATGATGATCTTTCGCCCGATCGAAAGCTGCGACTACGATGCCCTGTGGCACCTTGCAAAACACACCGGAGTGGGCTTTTCTTCTTTGCAACCAAAACCTGACATGGTTCGCCGTAAAATAGACTGGGCGCTGAGATCATTTGCTGCCTCTTCGGCACTGGAAGAGTCCCTGTACCTGTTTATGCTGGAAGACCAGAAAACCGGTGAGATTGTCGGAGTGTCCGGTATTGAGTCTGCGATCGGGCTGTCAGATCCCTGGTACAACTTCAAAATCAATACCCAGGTGCATGCTTCAAGAGAGCTGAATGTTTATAACCGCCTGACCACCATGACACTCTGCAGCGACCATACCGGCTACTCTGAGCTTTGCACGTTGTTTCTGTTGCCCGACTACCGCCATTCCAACAATGGGCGACTGCTTTCCAAGGCTCGCATGATGTTTATGGCGAACCACCCCTTTCACTTTAATGAAAACGTTATTGCGGAGATGAGGGGCTGCTGTGATGACAATGGCGAGTCTCCGTTCTGGGAAGCCATAGGCAGACACTTTTTTAATGTGGATTTCGTTACCGCCGACCAGCAGGTGGCCAAGGGAAAAACCTTTATTGCCGAACTGATGCCCAGACACCCGATTTACACCAACATGCTGCCAGAAGATGCCCAGGCAGTGATTGGTGAAACCCATAGCGACACACAGCCTGCCCGAAAGCTGCTCGAAAGCGAAGGTTTCCATTACACCCACTATATTGACATTTTCGACGCCGGCCCGCTGCTGGAAGCACGAGTCAAAGATATACGCACCGTCAGGGATTCACGAGAATATAAAGTACAAGTTCACGAGTCCACCACCACCGACGAAACAGAGTGGCTGCTGGCAAACACAGACTTCAACCAGTTCCGCTGTATACTGGGGCAGGTATCTTTTGAAGGGCTGGAGTTTGTCAATATCACCCGGGATCAGGCCGACGCCCTGCAACTGGATTCAAACGACACTGTACGAGTGGTTCCCCTAACCGGCAGACGACCTTAA
- the astB gene encoding N-succinylarginine dihydrolase, which produces MKAIEANFDGLVGPTHNYAGLSTGNIASTQNKQQSSNPRQAALQGLAKMKALNDLGFVQGVLPPQARPDIDTLRRLGFFGTDARVLEAAARQAPELLSACCSASSMWTANAATVSASVDTQDGKVHFTPANLVSKFHRSIEHKSTARILKAVFNDEQYFQHHPALPGAGVLGDEGAANHTRLCSDYHQPAISFFVFGRYGLDETRPAPGRYRARQTLEACTAVARQHRLKEEAVVYAQQNPDVIDKGVFHNDVIAVGNQHLLLCHEKAFLNQAEVYKNLQKATAGQLQIVEVPESRIRVETAVQTYLFNSQLLSRDDGKMTMVVPSDCENNPTVSSYLSELVNTDNPIDQVKVFDLRQSMNNGGGPACLRLRVVLNEQELQAVNPHCLITDSLYSQLTRWVESHYRDQLKEGDLADPDLITESREALDQLTQILGLGSVYSFQKR; this is translated from the coding sequence ATGAAAGCCATAGAAGCCAATTTTGATGGTCTGGTAGGACCTACCCATAACTACGCTGGCCTGTCTACCGGGAATATTGCCTCCACACAGAATAAGCAACAATCGTCCAATCCCAGACAGGCAGCATTACAAGGGCTTGCCAAAATGAAAGCCCTGAACGATTTAGGGTTTGTTCAGGGAGTCCTGCCACCACAGGCGCGTCCGGATATAGACACTTTGCGTCGTTTAGGTTTTTTTGGTACCGATGCCCGTGTACTGGAAGCAGCGGCCAGACAGGCACCTGAACTTCTGTCAGCCTGTTGTTCAGCTTCCAGTATGTGGACAGCCAATGCTGCAACGGTGTCAGCAAGCGTCGACACACAAGATGGCAAGGTTCACTTTACGCCTGCCAATCTGGTTAGCAAATTTCATCGTTCCATTGAACACAAAAGCACTGCCCGTATTCTTAAAGCGGTGTTTAACGACGAACAGTATTTCCAACATCACCCTGCATTGCCGGGAGCCGGCGTACTGGGTGATGAAGGGGCTGCCAACCATACCAGACTGTGCAGCGACTACCATCAACCCGCCATTTCCTTTTTTGTCTTTGGTCGCTACGGTCTGGATGAAACCCGGCCAGCTCCCGGGCGCTATCGGGCAAGACAAACCCTGGAAGCCTGCACAGCAGTGGCAAGACAGCACCGATTAAAAGAGGAAGCGGTTGTTTATGCCCAGCAAAACCCGGATGTGATTGACAAGGGCGTGTTTCATAACGATGTGATTGCAGTCGGCAACCAGCACCTGCTGCTCTGCCATGAAAAAGCATTTCTGAATCAGGCTGAAGTGTATAAAAATCTGCAAAAGGCCACTGCAGGTCAGTTGCAGATTGTAGAGGTTCCCGAAAGCCGGATTCGGGTAGAAACGGCTGTACAAACCTATCTGTTTAACAGCCAGTTACTCAGTCGTGATGATGGCAAGATGACCATGGTCGTCCCTTCTGACTGTGAAAATAACCCGACAGTTTCAAGCTACCTCAGCGAACTGGTTAATACTGATAATCCCATCGACCAGGTCAAGGTATTTGATCTCAGACAAAGCATGAACAACGGCGGCGGCCCCGCCTGCCTGAGATTAAGAGTGGTACTCAACGAACAGGAGTTGCAGGCGGTTAATCCACACTGTCTGATAACAGATTCACTGTATTCACAGCTGACCCGGTGGGTTGAAAGCCACTATCGTGATCAGTTAAAAGAAGGCGATTTAGCCGATCCAGACCTTATTACAGAATCAAGGGAAGCTCTGGATCAACTGACTCAGATACTTGGGCTGGGCTCTGTTTATTCCTTTCAGAAGCGTTGA